A portion of the Luteolibacter yonseiensis genome contains these proteins:
- a CDS encoding filamentous hemagglutinin N-terminal domain-containing protein, with amino-acid sequence MKPRRHHRATGLFGTTFKYGVPVFIGFTFAITGLTADAGDILRGGSPRSGKSARATAGAPTPAATDAARASAKDTLARTTRTLAAVRNLQNAARDAAIRNGANNLGKNPNRPTVTLPNVPNGLGAGGLDLGTVTGAHNPVQAVKDGRTTVTIKQTTQQALLGWKTMNVGKKTTLNFDQKAGGADAGKWIAFNKITDPSGNPTQILGNIKADGQVYIINPNGIIFGGGSQVNARALTASSLPINDNLIGRGLLNNP; translated from the coding sequence ATGAAACCCCGCCGCCACCACCGCGCCACCGGCCTCTTCGGCACCACCTTCAAATACGGCGTCCCCGTCTTCATCGGCTTCACCTTCGCCATCACCGGGCTCACCGCGGACGCCGGAGACATCCTGCGGGGAGGCAGCCCGCGCTCCGGGAAATCCGCGCGCGCCACCGCCGGCGCGCCCACCCCCGCCGCCACCGACGCCGCGCGCGCCAGCGCGAAAGACACCCTCGCGCGCACCACCCGGACCCTCGCCGCCGTCCGCAACCTTCAGAACGCCGCGCGCGACGCCGCCATCCGCAACGGCGCCAACAACCTCGGCAAGAACCCCAACCGCCCCACCGTCACCCTGCCCAACGTCCCCAACGGCCTCGGCGCCGGCGGGCTCGACCTCGGCACCGTCACCGGCGCGCACAACCCCGTGCAGGCCGTCAAGGACGGCAGGACCACCGTCACCATCAAGCAGACCACCCAGCAGGCGCTGCTCGGATGGAAGACGATGAACGTCGGCAAGAAAACCACGCTGAACTTCGACCAGAAAGCCGGCGGGGCGGACGCGGGCAAATGGATCGCCTTCAACAAGATCACCGACCCCAGCGGCAACCCGACGCAGATCCTCGGCAACATCAAGGCGGACGGCCAGGTGTACATCATCAACCCGAACGGGATCATCTTCGGCGGCGGCAGCCAGGTCAACGCGCGGGCGCTGACGGCGTCGAGCCTTCCGATCAACGACAACCTCATCGGCCGCGGCCTGCTCAACAACCCGGA
- a CDS encoding putative porin yields the protein MSSIRPIAATLLLALGTPLHAQEPDIGSAPANPSEDVPATETPVLPPGAAEEQPAAPSTNVTVNLIARLVEKGILGKEEAAAMIQQAEAEAQQALQAQQAAAAAADIAALPPEPTADEMRVSYIPEVVKNNMRDEIKQELLAEAREQKWSEKRYPEWTDKFRPFGDLRGRYEGVYFGEGNDNTGAFPNFNAINTGSPFDTSGTQFSPQYNVDQDRERTRLRARVGTDIMLGDGFNGGLRVATGDTNSPTSPNQTLGGSGGNFSKYAIWLDRAFLSYDAGPGDGEELVFLMGRFDNPFLSSEVQWDDDLGFDGLAVRGKVRLNDKAGTFFTAGYFPVYNTDFNFASNQPSKFESTDKWLTGAQIGIDWKITDDLTARFGIAYYDFSNISGKLSDPYTPLTASDAGSTDGTRPGFAQRGNTYMALRDIVPTAANDFGTKYQYQYYGLASEFRNLTITGKLEYDAYDPVRLALAGEVTKNIAFDNGAIGKKAVNNRGPGSAGKAGEFEGGDTAWNLAFTVGKPAMEQFGDWQAGFGYRYVESDAVVDGFTDSDFGGGGTNVQGFLLGGSMAVSPAVRVGLKWMSSDEIIGSPLSTDTLQFDINAKF from the coding sequence ATGTCTTCCATCCGCCCCATCGCCGCCACCCTTTTGCTCGCCCTCGGCACCCCGCTCCACGCGCAGGAACCCGACATCGGCAGCGCGCCCGCCAACCCCTCCGAAGACGTGCCAGCTACGGAAACTCCCGTACTTCCACCCGGAGCCGCGGAGGAGCAGCCCGCCGCCCCCTCCACCAACGTCACCGTCAACCTCATCGCCCGGCTCGTGGAAAAAGGCATCCTCGGCAAGGAGGAGGCCGCCGCCATGATCCAACAGGCCGAGGCCGAGGCACAGCAGGCGCTGCAAGCCCAGCAGGCCGCCGCGGCCGCCGCCGACATCGCCGCGCTGCCGCCCGAGCCCACCGCCGACGAGATGCGCGTCAGCTACATCCCCGAGGTGGTGAAGAACAACATGCGCGACGAGATCAAGCAGGAGCTCCTCGCCGAGGCCCGCGAACAGAAATGGAGCGAGAAACGCTACCCGGAATGGACCGATAAATTCCGCCCCTTCGGCGACCTGCGCGGCCGTTACGAAGGAGTCTATTTCGGCGAGGGCAACGACAACACCGGCGCCTTCCCCAACTTCAACGCCATCAACACCGGATCGCCCTTCGACACCTCCGGCACCCAGTTCTCCCCGCAATACAACGTCGACCAGGACCGCGAGCGCACCCGCCTGCGCGCCCGCGTCGGCACCGACATCATGCTCGGGGACGGCTTCAACGGCGGCCTGCGCGTCGCCACCGGCGACACCAACAGCCCGACCTCGCCCAACCAGACGCTCGGCGGCTCCGGCGGGAATTTTTCCAAATACGCCATCTGGCTCGACCGCGCCTTCCTCAGCTACGACGCCGGTCCGGGCGATGGCGAGGAGCTCGTCTTCCTGATGGGCCGTTTCGACAACCCCTTCCTCTCCAGCGAAGTCCAGTGGGACGACGACCTCGGCTTCGACGGCCTCGCCGTGCGCGGGAAAGTCAGGCTCAACGACAAGGCCGGCACCTTCTTCACCGCCGGCTACTTCCCCGTCTACAACACCGACTTCAACTTCGCCTCCAACCAGCCCTCCAAGTTCGAAAGCACCGACAAGTGGCTCACCGGCGCGCAGATCGGCATCGACTGGAAGATCACCGACGACCTCACCGCCAGGTTCGGCATCGCCTACTACGACTTCAGCAACATCTCGGGCAAGCTGTCCGACCCCTACACCCCGCTCACCGCCAGCGACGCCGGCAGCACCGACGGCACCCGGCCCGGCTTCGCCCAGCGCGGCAACACCTACATGGCCCTGCGCGACATCGTCCCCACCGCGGCCAACGACTTCGGCACCAAATACCAATACCAGTACTACGGCCTCGCCTCCGAATTCCGCAACCTCACCATCACCGGCAAGCTCGAATACGACGCCTACGACCCCGTCCGCCTCGCCCTCGCCGGAGAAGTCACCAAGAACATCGCCTTCGACAACGGCGCCATCGGCAAAAAGGCCGTCAACAACCGCGGTCCCGGCTCCGCCGGCAAGGCCGGCGAGTTCGAAGGCGGAGACACCGCCTGGAACCTCGCCTTCACCGTCGGCAAGCCCGCCATGGAACAATTCGGCGACTGGCAGGCCGGCTTCGGCTACCGCTACGTCGAGAGCGACGCGGTCGTCGACGGCTTCACCGACTCCGACTTCGGCGGCGGAGGCACCAACGTCCAGGGCTTCCTGCTCGGCGGCAGCATGGCCGTCAGCCCCGCCGTGCGCGTCGGCCTCAAATGGATGAGCAGCGACGAGATCATCGGCTCCCCGCTGAGCACCGACACCCTGCAGTTCGACATCAACGCCAAGTTCTAA
- a CDS encoding energy transducer TonB family protein, producing MSPRPPFPPPARKPSKHRLLIGIMLAVVLVGGLFSFLLNGGKNTRKAVPRQEVVTITLPPPPPPPPPPPPPKVEPPPQEDKPEEELVEEQPVDLTPPDEPAEAPPSEDLGTNITGGNGPDMGLTAGGGGGRAGGGKGGLGGGNKYARYSLSAKTSIENALRNDPVTRKAVISGLTLEFWPGADGTITRARIIGSSAGSDLDQAVRRVLTGLQTPPAASAAEMPPSVKIRIKARKPGN from the coding sequence ATGTCCCCACGCCCGCCATTCCCGCCGCCCGCGCGCAAGCCGTCCAAGCACCGCTTGCTGATCGGCATCATGCTCGCCGTCGTGCTGGTGGGGGGGCTCTTCTCCTTTTTGCTCAACGGTGGGAAAAACACGCGCAAGGCCGTGCCGCGCCAGGAAGTGGTCACCATCACGCTGCCACCGCCGCCGCCGCCACCGCCGCCGCCGCCGCCACCGAAGGTCGAGCCCCCGCCACAGGAGGACAAGCCGGAGGAGGAGCTCGTCGAGGAACAGCCCGTCGACCTGACGCCGCCGGACGAACCGGCGGAGGCCCCGCCGTCCGAAGACCTCGGCACCAACATCACCGGCGGCAACGGTCCCGACATGGGGCTCACCGCCGGCGGGGGCGGCGGCCGCGCCGGAGGCGGCAAGGGCGGCCTCGGCGGCGGGAACAAGTACGCCCGCTACTCGCTCTCCGCCAAGACCTCCATCGAGAACGCCCTGAGGAACGACCCGGTCACCCGCAAGGCCGTCATCAGCGGACTGACCCTCGAGTTCTGGCCCGGCGCCGACGGCACCATCACCCGCGCCCGCATCATCGGCTCCTCCGCCGGTTCGGATCTCGACCAGGCCGTCAGGCGCGTCCTCACCGGCCTGCAAACACCGCCCGCGGCCAGCGCCGCCGAAATGCCACCCTCCGTCAAAATCCGCATCAAAGCCCGCAAGCCCGGCAACTGA
- a CDS encoding ExbD/TolR family protein, which translates to MASADDKSYDDINVTPMVDLYLVLLLIFIIMTTAGVQGVKVNLPSASKASSPKLEAPKTQAITIDNQGNIKLNTFTVTLADLETKLAAIKAATPEVPVVVRGDRASQYQGVMDVLDVLGRVGITQIGLATQPPK; encoded by the coding sequence ATGGCCTCCGCCGACGACAAAAGCTACGACGACATCAACGTCACCCCGATGGTGGACCTCTATCTGGTGCTGCTGCTCATCTTCATCATCATGACCACGGCGGGCGTGCAGGGGGTGAAGGTGAACCTGCCGAGCGCGAGCAAGGCGTCCTCGCCCAAGCTGGAGGCGCCCAAGACGCAGGCCATCACCATCGACAACCAGGGCAACATCAAGCTCAACACGTTCACCGTCACGCTGGCGGACCTGGAGACCAAGCTCGCCGCCATCAAGGCCGCCACGCCGGAGGTGCCCGTCGTCGTCCGCGGCGACCGCGCCAGCCAGTACCAGGGCGTCATGGACGTGCTCGACGTGCTCGGCCGCGTGGGCATCACCCAGATCGGCCTGGCCACCCAGCCGCCGAAGTAG
- a CDS encoding MotA/TolQ/ExbB proton channel family protein, protein MKHPALILPVSLLLAHAGIAAGDAGAAWWNPAWTKRQTLTLDTSGDAAALPGSPGTATVLVRLSDGNFPFASAREDGSDLRFIAADGKTALSHQIESYDNLLNEAFVWVKVPDIGASGKTTIHLYSGNPAPDAGPKAAEAYDADTALVWHFAGRGAAPADTTGNNNSATAPATTAEGSLIGNGLRLLATPVTLPQSPSLEWKAGQALTLSTWIKPAALQDNAVLLSRGEGASSFQLLLNQGVPVIRLGTQASAAGAPVAANTWSHLALVADGAKLQLFVNGAPYATLAAGLPALAAPITLGAENSGFAGEVDEFTLSTTARSEAWIKLAAVNQGSTDAAQRTVVLGAGEGGEGGEGGGEQSHLMEHLSLFGDIANNMMFDGWIAIGVCAIMIVIGWTVAVRKFLYLNSIEKGTKVFLERWKHLSTDLTALDHGDRSSISTLGGKTGEDEQHLIERSPLYHIYQIGSEEIRHRLDKGDARGQGLNGRSIQAIRASLDAGLVHESHRLSDGLVYLTISIAGGPYVGLLGTVVGVMITFAIIAKSGEVNVNSIAPGIASALLATVVGLVVAIPALFIYSYLNGRIKNSLGLMQVFIDEFVAKMAEFHSPAAGADTNGGSSH, encoded by the coding sequence ATGAAACATCCCGCCCTCATTCTCCCCGTTTCGCTTCTGCTCGCCCATGCAGGCATCGCCGCCGGCGATGCCGGAGCCGCGTGGTGGAACCCCGCCTGGACGAAGCGCCAGACGCTCACGCTCGACACCTCGGGTGACGCCGCGGCTCTTCCCGGATCGCCCGGCACGGCCACGGTGCTGGTGCGTTTGTCGGACGGGAACTTCCCGTTCGCCAGCGCCCGCGAGGATGGCAGCGACCTGCGCTTCATCGCCGCGGACGGGAAGACGGCGCTCAGCCACCAGATCGAGAGTTATGACAACCTGCTCAACGAGGCGTTCGTGTGGGTGAAGGTGCCGGACATCGGGGCGTCGGGGAAGACGACGATCCATCTTTATTCCGGCAATCCGGCGCCGGACGCCGGCCCGAAGGCGGCCGAGGCGTATGACGCGGACACGGCGCTGGTCTGGCACTTCGCCGGACGTGGCGCGGCCCCGGCCGACACCACGGGGAACAACAACAGCGCGACGGCCCCGGCGACCACGGCGGAGGGCTCGCTCATCGGCAACGGCCTGCGCCTGCTGGCCACGCCGGTGACGCTGCCCCAGTCGCCGTCGCTCGAGTGGAAGGCCGGCCAGGCGCTGACGCTCTCCACCTGGATCAAGCCCGCCGCGCTGCAGGACAACGCGGTCCTGCTCAGCCGTGGCGAGGGTGCGTCCTCTTTCCAGCTCCTGCTCAACCAGGGGGTGCCGGTGATCAGGCTCGGCACGCAGGCCAGCGCCGCCGGAGCGCCTGTCGCGGCGAATACCTGGAGCCACCTTGCGCTCGTCGCGGATGGCGCGAAGCTGCAGCTTTTCGTCAACGGCGCGCCGTATGCCACGCTTGCCGCCGGCCTTCCCGCGCTGGCGGCGCCGATCACGCTCGGCGCGGAGAACTCCGGGTTCGCCGGCGAGGTCGACGAGTTCACGCTCTCCACCACCGCGCGTTCCGAGGCGTGGATCAAGCTGGCCGCGGTGAACCAGGGTTCCACGGACGCGGCCCAGCGGACCGTGGTGCTGGGAGCCGGCGAGGGCGGCGAGGGCGGCGAGGGCGGCGGCGAGCAGAGCCACCTCATGGAGCACCTCTCGCTGTTCGGCGACATCGCCAACAACATGATGTTCGACGGCTGGATCGCCATCGGCGTGTGCGCCATCATGATCGTCATCGGCTGGACGGTGGCCGTCCGGAAATTCCTTTATCTCAACTCGATTGAAAAAGGCACCAAGGTCTTCCTCGAGCGATGGAAGCACCTGTCCACCGACCTGACCGCGCTCGACCACGGCGACCGGTCCAGCATCAGCACGCTCGGCGGCAAGACCGGCGAGGACGAGCAGCACCTCATCGAGAGGTCGCCGCTCTACCACATCTACCAGATCGGTTCCGAGGAGATCCGCCACCGCCTCGACAAGGGCGACGCCCGCGGGCAGGGGCTCAACGGCCGCTCCATCCAGGCCATCCGCGCCAGTCTGGACGCGGGGCTGGTGCATGAGAGCCACCGCCTTTCCGACGGCCTGGTCTACCTGACCATCAGCATCGCCGGTGGTCCGTATGTCGGCCTGCTCGGCACCGTGGTGGGTGTGATGATCACCTTCGCGATCATCGCGAAGTCCGGCGAGGTGAACGTGAACTCGATCGCGCCGGGCATCGCCTCCGCGCTGCTGGCCACCGTGGTGGGCCTGGTGGTGGCCATCCCCGCGCTGTTCATCTACAGCTACCTGAACGGGCGGATCAAGAACTCGCTGGGCCTCATGCAGGTCTTCATCGACGAGTTCGTCGCCAAGATGGCCGAGTTCCACAGCCCCGCCGCCGGCGCGGACACCAACGGAGGTTCTTCTCACTGA
- a CDS encoding ShlB/FhaC/HecB family hemolysin secretion/activation protein: MSRLLPSSSFFTAFCITFVLHLSAHAQVLNIREYRVTGPARLPRLAVEEAVYPYLGPGRSADDVEAARVALEKAYHDRGFQTVSVVVPQQDPRRGVIRLEVAEARVGRLRVNGARFFLPSRIKADAPSLAEGNVPDMKRVEKEIVALNRLADRRVTPELRAGVVPGTVDIDLNVEDKNPLHGSLELNNRYSSNTTPLRLNGSLSHGNLYQLGHTGGFNFQVAPENTDDAKVFSGYYLARVSDSVSLMLQGTKQDSDVAIVGGSASIGRGHTVSLQALIDLPSQDKFYQTLSLGLDYKHFSDEVVSLGKKQFTIDETAIEYWPLSANYGATWLAEKAFTEANTSLNLHLRGIGSGERDYANKRYNADGSYVFLRGDVAHTRDLRDDSQLFGKVQYQLADKPLVNNEQISGGGLGTVRGYLEATSLGDNGVFGTVEYRTRPLTGGSEAKPGTTPNEWRFHGFVDAGLVGIYDPLPGQRKRFGLASAGAGTRFKFADHYNGSVDLAVPFISQTDTESGDVRVTFRGWADF, translated from the coding sequence ATGTCCCGTCTCCTCCCGTCATCTTCATTTTTCACGGCCTTCTGCATCACGTTCGTGTTGCACCTGTCGGCACATGCGCAGGTACTCAACATCCGTGAATATCGCGTCACGGGCCCGGCGCGGCTGCCGCGGCTGGCGGTGGAGGAGGCGGTGTATCCGTATCTCGGGCCGGGGCGTTCGGCGGATGATGTGGAGGCGGCGCGGGTGGCCTTGGAAAAGGCGTATCACGACCGCGGTTTCCAGACGGTTTCGGTGGTGGTGCCGCAGCAGGATCCGCGGCGCGGGGTGATCCGGCTGGAGGTGGCGGAGGCGAGGGTGGGGCGCCTGCGGGTCAATGGCGCGCGGTTTTTCCTGCCGAGCCGGATCAAGGCGGACGCTCCGTCGCTGGCGGAGGGGAACGTGCCGGACATGAAGCGGGTGGAGAAGGAGATCGTGGCGCTCAACCGTCTGGCGGACCGCCGGGTGACGCCGGAGCTGCGCGCGGGGGTGGTGCCGGGGACGGTGGACATCGATCTGAACGTGGAGGACAAGAATCCGCTGCATGGTTCGCTGGAGCTCAACAACCGTTACAGTTCGAACACGACGCCGCTGCGGTTGAACGGGTCGCTGAGCCATGGCAATCTCTACCAGCTGGGGCATACGGGTGGTTTCAATTTCCAGGTGGCCCCGGAAAACACGGATGACGCGAAGGTGTTCTCGGGTTATTATCTGGCGCGGGTTTCGGACAGCGTGAGCCTGATGCTGCAGGGCACCAAGCAGGACAGCGATGTGGCCATCGTCGGCGGCTCGGCGAGCATCGGCCGCGGCCACACGGTGAGCCTGCAGGCGCTCATCGACCTGCCGTCACAGGACAAGTTTTACCAGACGCTGTCGCTGGGCCTCGACTACAAGCATTTCTCCGACGAGGTCGTTTCCCTGGGGAAGAAACAGTTCACCATCGATGAAACCGCCATCGAGTATTGGCCGCTTTCGGCGAATTACGGGGCGACGTGGCTGGCGGAGAAGGCGTTCACGGAGGCGAATACCTCGCTGAACCTGCACCTGCGGGGCATCGGCAGCGGGGAGAGGGATTATGCGAACAAGCGTTACAACGCGGACGGGAGTTATGTGTTCCTGCGCGGGGATGTGGCGCACACGCGCGATCTGCGGGATGATTCGCAGCTTTTCGGCAAGGTGCAGTACCAGCTGGCGGACAAGCCGCTGGTGAACAACGAGCAGATCTCCGGCGGCGGCCTGGGGACGGTGCGGGGTTACCTGGAGGCGACGTCGCTGGGTGACAACGGTGTCTTCGGCACGGTGGAGTACCGCACGCGGCCGCTCACCGGCGGGTCCGAAGCGAAGCCTGGGACGACGCCCAACGAGTGGCGGTTCCATGGTTTCGTGGATGCGGGGCTGGTGGGGATTTATGACCCGCTGCCGGGCCAGCGGAAGCGTTTCGGTCTGGCCAGCGCGGGCGCTGGGACGCGCTTCAAGTTCGCGGATCATTACAACGGCTCGGTGGACCTGGCCGTGCCTTTCATCAGCCAGACGGACACGGAGTCCGGAGACGTCCGGGTGACCTTCCGTGGCTGGGCGGACTTCTGA
- the rlmN gene encoding 23S rRNA (adenine(2503)-C(2))-methyltransferase RlmN: MPNPPGLHSGVNDLPQRSLHDLGFSELSEALGRGGVIPHHTKALWRALHREGELDLSKQDFSPPLARWVEESVGEGKPFFLDAPTVVDEIRSSDGLTRKFLLRLTDGQTIETVLMGYDGRHTVCVSTQAGCAMGCVFCATGQMGFVRHLRPGEIVAQVLHARRVLKSINPERRVRNIVLMGMGEPLHNYDSVIKALSSISDVRGIGIGPSKIAICTVGVVPNILRLAEEGQPYRLAVSLHGSTEEERSALVPASKRWSLAMLVDACRKYGEITGKRIFFGWTLIAGKNDSPETARRLVELLKGIDAHINLIPLNPTGGFSGTESDSGHEFQKILQAAGFPCTFRQRRGIDVAAGCGMLKAEKRVRQPAPLSTASD, translated from the coding sequence ATGCCCAATCCACCGGGGTTGCATTCGGGCGTGAACGACCTGCCGCAACGCTCCCTCCACGACCTCGGGTTTTCCGAGCTGTCCGAAGCGTTGGGCCGTGGCGGCGTCATCCCCCACCACACCAAGGCCTTATGGCGCGCCCTGCACCGCGAGGGTGAACTGGATCTCTCAAAGCAGGATTTCTCCCCGCCGCTCGCACGCTGGGTCGAGGAATCCGTAGGCGAAGGAAAACCGTTTTTCCTGGATGCCCCCACCGTCGTCGACGAGATCCGCAGTTCCGACGGACTCACCCGCAAGTTTCTTCTCCGCCTGACGGACGGCCAGACCATCGAGACCGTGCTCATGGGCTACGACGGCCGCCACACCGTCTGCGTCAGCACCCAGGCCGGTTGCGCCATGGGCTGCGTCTTCTGCGCCACCGGCCAGATGGGATTCGTCCGCCACCTCCGCCCCGGCGAGATCGTCGCACAGGTGCTCCACGCCCGCCGCGTCCTGAAATCCATCAATCCGGAAAGGCGCGTGCGGAACATCGTCCTCATGGGAATGGGCGAACCGCTGCACAATTACGATTCCGTCATCAAGGCGCTCTCCAGCATTTCCGACGTCCGGGGTATCGGCATCGGTCCGTCGAAAATCGCGATCTGCACCGTCGGCGTCGTCCCGAATATCCTGCGGCTCGCCGAGGAAGGCCAGCCCTACCGGTTGGCGGTCAGTCTCCACGGCTCCACCGAGGAGGAACGCTCCGCGCTCGTCCCCGCCAGCAAACGCTGGTCGCTCGCGATGCTCGTCGACGCCTGCCGGAAGTATGGAGAAATCACCGGCAAGCGCATTTTCTTCGGCTGGACACTCATTGCGGGCAAAAACGATTCGCCCGAGACGGCCCGGCGGTTGGTTGAATTGCTGAAGGGAATCGACGCCCACATCAATCTGATCCCGCTGAACCCCACCGGCGGCTTCTCCGGCACCGAGAGCGATTCCGGCCACGAGTTCCAGAAAATCCTCCAGGCGGCCGGTTTTCCCTGCACCTTCCGCCAGCGCCGCGGCATCGACGTCGCCGCGGGCTGCGGCATGCTGAAGGCGGAAAAGCGCGTGAGACAGCCTGCCCCGCTTTCGACCGCTTCAGATTGA
- a CDS encoding 3-keto-disaccharide hydrolase — MKKLFTMFAVIAALVAPLSAAGTEPGFVSLFDGKTLDGWKVNESPEAFSIEDGAIKANGDRCHLFYDGKVNDGKFKNFEVRLDVMTRKNSNGGFFIHTTFLKEGWPSGYEVQVNNTQSDPQKSGGLYNTVKNLEAFEDDKWMEYVIIVKNDKVKIKVNGKELVDYEAKEDSKLLPDGGTFAIQAHDKGSTTLYKNIRVKVLK; from the coding sequence ATGAAAAAACTGTTTACCATGTTTGCCGTGATCGCCGCGCTCGTCGCGCCGCTGTCTGCCGCAGGAACCGAACCGGGCTTCGTCTCCCTTTTCGACGGAAAAACCCTCGACGGCTGGAAGGTCAACGAGTCCCCCGAAGCCTTCTCGATCGAGGATGGCGCCATCAAGGCGAACGGCGACCGCTGCCACCTTTTCTATGACGGCAAGGTGAACGACGGAAAATTCAAGAACTTCGAGGTCCGCCTCGACGTGATGACCCGCAAGAATTCCAACGGCGGATTCTTCATCCACACCACCTTCCTCAAGGAAGGCTGGCCGAGCGGCTACGAGGTCCAGGTGAACAACACCCAGAGCGATCCACAGAAATCCGGCGGCCTCTACAACACCGTGAAAAACCTCGAGGCTTTCGAGGACGACAAGTGGATGGAATACGTCATCATCGTCAAGAACGACAAGGTGAAGATCAAGGTGAACGGCAAGGAACTCGTGGACTACGAGGCCAAGGAAGACAGCAAGCTCCTCCCTGACGGCGGCACCTTCGCCATCCAGGCCCACGACAAGGGCAGCACCACCCTCTACAAGAACATCCGCGTCAAGGTCCTGAAATAA
- a CDS encoding GYF domain-containing protein yields MSDWYYAKDGKQNGPVSRGHLAELLQNGTLDPAKDLVWTSTMRDWLPAAQVPEFSTRTADPYSTPASSWIPPVPGEAGVALDEIPPGSDPINVMACAKRGLDLTVRNFGMILLIGIIYFAITMAVGSVLGAVDVAMGWGETTHQVYDGSSGFTSNYYYQTGSPLNFLGNQVLAIFLSLGFTRITLNLVSGREFSIGMLFGEGQKLLPAIGATILYSLMVGLGLLLFIVPGIYLALRFGFYRAAIVDRNLGVLESLRYSSSLTTNNRLSLFVLSLLTIFIILAGMLALCVGLLFAIPVASLAWVVAYRWLQYGHRAAEDHPGTQTPVLSTGNRGV; encoded by the coding sequence ATGAGCGACTGGTACTACGCAAAGGACGGAAAACAGAACGGACCCGTGAGCCGCGGGCATCTGGCGGAGCTGCTGCAAAATGGCACGCTGGATCCGGCGAAGGATCTGGTCTGGACCTCGACGATGAGGGATTGGCTTCCGGCGGCGCAGGTTCCTGAATTCTCGACCCGGACGGCGGACCCTTACAGCACTCCGGCCAGCTCATGGATTCCACCGGTCCCGGGCGAGGCGGGTGTGGCGCTGGATGAGATACCTCCCGGCAGCGATCCGATCAACGTGATGGCCTGTGCGAAACGCGGCTTGGATCTCACGGTCAGGAATTTCGGGATGATCCTGCTGATCGGAATCATCTATTTCGCGATAACCATGGCGGTCGGCAGCGTTTTAGGGGCGGTGGATGTCGCCATGGGGTGGGGGGAAACGACCCATCAGGTCTACGACGGAAGCAGCGGTTTCACGTCGAATTATTATTATCAAACGGGCAGTCCCCTGAACTTTCTGGGAAACCAGGTGCTGGCGATCTTTCTTTCGCTGGGATTCACCCGCATCACCCTGAATCTGGTTTCAGGTCGTGAGTTTTCCATCGGCATGCTTTTCGGTGAAGGACAAAAACTGCTTCCGGCGATCGGTGCCACCATCCTCTACTCGCTCATGGTCGGACTCGGACTCCTGTTGTTCATCGTGCCCGGGATCTACCTGGCCCTGCGTTTCGGCTTTTACCGGGCCGCCATCGTGGATCGGAATCTGGGGGTGCTGGAATCCCTCCGCTACAGCTCATCCCTCACCACCAACAATCGTTTGAGCCTGTTCGTGTTGTCATTGCTGACGATTTTCATCATCCTGGCGGGCATGCTGGCCCTTTGTGTGGGACTGCTTTTCGCCATCCCCGTGGCGTCGTTGGCGTGGGTGGTGGCCTACCGCTGGCTGCAATACGGCCATCGTGCGGCGGAGGACCATCCCGGCACGCAGACCCCCGTGCTTTCGACAGGAAACCGCGGAGTGTAA